One Bos javanicus breed banteng chromosome 9, ARS-OSU_banteng_1.0, whole genome shotgun sequence DNA window includes the following coding sequences:
- the TPBG gene encoding trophoblast glycoprotein — protein MPGGCSRGPAAGDGRLRLARLALVLLGWVSSTSLPSSASSSTSSASLPAPAASGQPALPGRCPAPCECSEAARTVKCVNRNLTEVPADLPPYVRNLFLTGNQLAVLPAGAFARQPPLADLAALNLSGNRLKEVDAGAFEHLPGLRQLDLSHNPLADLSPFAFSGSNASVATPSPLAELILNRLELPAAERQNLSLEGMVAAALRAGHALRGLRRLELASNQLLYLPHDVLAHLPGLRHLDLRNNSLVGLTHVSFRNLTHLESLHLEDNALKVLRNGTLAELQSLPHVRVFLDDNPWVCDCHMVDMVAWLKETEVVQGKGRLTCAFPEKMRHRVLLELNSSDLDCDPILPPSLQTSYVFLGIVLALIGAIFLLVLYLNRKGIKKWMHNIRDACRDHMEGYHYRYEINADPRLTNLSSNSDV, from the coding sequence ATGCCTGGGGGGTGCTCCCGGGGCCCCGCCGCCGGGGACGGGCGGCTGCGGTTGGCGCGGCTGGCGCTAGTCCTCCTGGGCTGGGTCTCCTCGACCTCCCTCCCCTCGTCGGcgtcctcctccacctcctcggCGTCGCTCCCGGCTCCCGCGGCGTCCGGCCAGCCCGCGCTGCCGGGCCGATGCCCAGCGCCGTGTGAGTGCTCCGAAGCGGCGCGCACCGTCAAGTGCGTGAACCGCAACTTGACCGAGGTGCCGGCCGACCTGCCCCCCTACGTGCGCAACCTCTTCCTCACGGGCAACCAGCTGGCCGTGCTGCCCGCCGGTGCCTTCGCCCGCCAGCCGCCGCTGGCCGACCTGGCCGCGCTCAACCTCAGCGGCAACCGCCTGAAGGAGGTGGACGCCGGCGCCTTCGAGCACCTGCCCGGCCTGCGCCAGCTCGACCTCAGCCACAACCCGCTGGCCGACCTCAGCCCCTTCGCCTTCTCGGGCAGCAACGCCAGTGTCGCGACCCCCAGCCCCCTGGCGGAACTCATCTTGAACCGCCTCGAGCTCCCCGCGGCCGAGCGGCAGAACCTGAGCCTGGAGGGGATGGTGGCGGCGGCCCTGCGAGCTGGCCACGCGCTGCGGGGGCTCCGCCGCCTGGAGCTGGCCAGCAACCAGCTCCTCTACCTGCCCCACGACGTCCTGGCCCATCTGCCCGGCCTCCGGCACCTGGACCTGCGCAACAACTCGCTGGTGGGCCTGACCCACGTGTCCTTCCGGAACCTGACGCACCTCGAAAGCCTGCACCTGGAGgacaatgccctcaaggtcctGCGCAACGGCACCCTGGCCGAGCTGCAAAGCCTGCCCCACGTCCGGGTCTTCCTAGACGACAATCCCTGGGTCTGTGACTGCCACATGGTGGACATGGTGGCCTGGCTCAAGGAGACCGAGGTAGTGCAGGGCAAAGGCAGGCTCACCTGTGCGTTCCCGGAGAAAATGAGGCATCGGGTCCTCTTGGAACTCAACAGCTCCGATCTGGACTGTGACCCTATCCTCCCGCCATCCCTGCAGACGTCTTATGTGTTCCTGGGTATTGTTTTAGCCCTGATAGGCGCCATCTTCCTCCTGGTTTTGTATTTGAACCGCAAAGGGATAAAGAAGTGGATGCATAACATCAGAGATGCCTGTAGGGATCACATGGAAGGGTATCATTACAGATACGAAATCAATGCGGACCCCAGGTTAACAAACCTCAGCTCGAATTCGGATGTCTGA